From one Aspergillus fumigatus Af293 chromosome 8, whole genome shotgun sequence genomic stretch:
- a CDS encoding cytoskeletal protein-binding protein SLA1: MGFLGVYKAVYDYQPQGEGELELREGDLLYILEKSVEDDWWKAKKKAERDDEDEPEGLVPNNYVEEAPAISHAKALYDYTRQTDEEVSFSEDAELVVYDTSDPDWTLVGVNGDFGFAPANYIEVQEGDTSTARPSLPSPAAVEPSAPALPQRPVEVPTQEPVAPASTRSPIDTIQNPAAAAIADIIHKQHASPVESEPSRDIPPPQTQRPSQRPEDSYQREPSPPPPTLPQRPPSQQISPPVDRYSPPEPSPPLRPQHATVREQDGQGHVRESPPYNRIGQSTPRSPSGYHLYNINEMVEVMGKRKKMPTTLGINIATGTIFISPEGDGDMQEWTADRLTHYSIEGKHVFLDLVRPSKSIDFHAGAKDTAREIVSALGEISGAYRAEGLKEVIAAGAGGGGKKKGQILYDFMAQGDDEVTVAAGDEVVILDDTKSEEWWMVRRMKNGREGVVPSSYIEITGFVSSQPTGVESGLSTVERNRLEETRLAKEAMRKSRTDSIDSRTSEHKKRDSKSASRPKPDPTKTRLWTDRTKSFTVEAQFIGLQDGKIHLHKTNGVKIAVPIPKMSIEDLEYVEKLTGVSLDEDKPLSDIRRRAQKSEPKSEANRAGASVGPEYDWFDFFLKAGVGPHQCERYAQNFIKDSMDEAILPDITSENLRTLGLKEGDILRVMRHLDNMFGRTGSKSKLRNVSFGGEEVISNGEAGSPGGLFSGPGGVLRNNTRKGRPAPAVQTGDVVDPKAFEQKEDAPNPQERTGTPPASAAVEKPVQRGFDDDAWEVKQPKQPASSAPPSSSPPPATAPPATTQAPVQKQLTGAMADLSLLQAPLQPTPAQPAPAPTSQASQAASSPAAIQPQPTAVPAPQMQPQQTGATPGFFTQVAQIAQQPMQTGPQTFSPQQTGFQQASRQRPQPPQNMAQSSLLPPPPQRPLSAPQNFPQQPSTFGPPPLQPQLTGLPQPGPQIAPPGQSLAELNQQRFNPSLQPQPTGFMPQGQFAGGLVAQPTGFQPQSQFGIQQLQQQQTGFQGLAPQPTGFGGYQPQLQPQQPMPTGINSILPPALQPQPTGMNGASSMPYTVTSPPPVPPIPQQPTAAPLQPQKTGPPPPVRFGVKHDAPKKLTPQPTGLRANLAQATPTNPFGF, from the exons ATGGGGTTCCTCGGGGTGTACAAAGCGGTCTACGACTACCAGCCTCAAGGCGAAGGTGAACTGGAGCTTCGCGAGGGTGATTTGCTCTACATTCTTGAGAAAAGCGTCGAAGACGATTGGtggaaagcgaagaagaaggccgaacgagatgacgaggatgaaccGGAGGGTCTTGTACCGAATAACTATGTCGAGGAG GCTCCTGCGATCAGCCATGCAAAGGCACTGTACGACTATACACGCCAgaccgacgaagaagtcTCATTCTCCGAGGACGCGGAACTGGTGGTGTACGATACTTCCGATCCAGATTGGACATTAGTTGGTGTCAATGGCGATTTTGGTTTCGCCCCTGCAAACTACATCGAGGTTCAGGAGGGTGATACTTCCACCGCCCGGccttctctcccttctcctgctgctgtcgagCCGTCCGCTCCGGCCCTTCCGCAACGCCCGGTCGAGGTACCGACACAGGAACCGGTCGCGCCCGCATCTACTCGCTCTCCGATTGACACGATACAGAAcccagcggcagcagcaatagCGGATATCATTCATAAACAGCACGCATCACCCGTAGAATCCGAACCCTCCAGGGATATCCCGCCGCCACAAACCCAACGACCGTCTCAGCGACCAGAAGACAGCTATCAGAGGGAgccctcgccgccgcctccaaCGTTACCGCAGCGACCTCCGTCGCAACAGATCTCTCCTCCAGTGGACCGGTACTCTCCGCCAGAaccctctcctcctctacGCCCTCAGCATGCCACGGTGAGGGAGCAGGATGGCCAGGGCCATGTGCGGGAGTCTCCGCCATATAATCGAATCGGACAGTCGACACCTCGTTCCCCTTCCGGCTATCATCTGTACAATATCAATGAAATGGTTGAAGTTATGggcaagaggaagaagatgccaACGACATTGGGCATCAACATCGCGACTGGAACGATCTTTATCTCACCAGAAGGGGACGGCGACATGCAAGAATGGACTGCAGATAGACTCACCCATTACTCTATTGAAGGCAAGCATGTCTTCCTCGATCTGGTTCGGCCCAGCAAAAGCATTGATTTTCATGCTGGAGCCAAGGACACCGCTCGAGAGATTGTTTCCGCGCTGGGTGAAATTTCTGGGGCCTACCGTGCCGAGGGCCTGAAGGAAGTCATTGCAGCCGGCGCAGGAGGCggcggcaagaagaagggtcAAATTTTGTATGATTTCATGGCGCAGGGAGATGACGAGGTTACTGTGGCTGCCGGCGATGAGGTTGTCATTCTGGACGACACCAAATCCGAGGAATGGTGGATGGTGCGACGCATGAAGAATGGCAGAGAGGGTGTGGTACCAAGCAGCTACATCGAGATCACGGGCTTTGTTTCCAGTCAACCCACTGGCGTCGAGTCGGGCCTATCCACGGTAGAAAGGAATCGACTTGAAGAGACACGCCTGGCCAAGGAGGCGATGCGGAAATCGAGGACTGACTCGATAGATTCGCGGACCTCTGAG CACAAAAAACGTGACAGCAAGAGCGCCAGTAGGCCGA AACCGGATCCTACCAAGACAAGGCTGTGGACGGATCGTACCAAGTCTTTCACGGTCGAAGCGCAATTTATCGGCTTGCAAGATGGGAAGATCCACCTCCATAAGACCAACGGAGTCAAGATTGCTGTCCCCATTCCCAAGATGTCTATTGAGGACCTCGAATATGTGGAAAAGCTTACTGGCGTTTCTTTGGACGAAGACAAGCCTCTGTCTGATATTCGCCGCCGAGCCCAGAAATCGGAGCCGAAATCCGAGGCCAATCGCGCCGGTGCATCAGTTGGGCCCGAGTACGATTGGTTTGATTTCTTCCTAAAAGCCGGAGTTGGACCACATCAATGCGAGCGGTATGCCCAGAACTTTATCAAGGACTCCATGGATGAAGCGATTCTACCGGACATTACCTCTGAGAACCTGCGTACCCTTGGATTGAAGGAGGGTGACATTCTACGGGTTATGCGGCATCTGGACAATATGTTCGGCAGAACTGGGTCCAAGTCCAAGCTGCGCAATGTCAGCTTCGGTGGAGAAGAGGTCATCAGCAATGGGGAAGCTGGCTCTCCTGGCGGTCTTTTCTCCGGCCCTGGAGGGGTTCTACGCAACAACACCCGCAAGGGCAGGCCGGCACCCGCAGTCCAGACCGGTGATGTCGTTGATCCGAAGGCCTTCGAACAGAAGGAGGATGCACCCAACCCGCAGGAACGCACGGGAACTCCACCCGCTTCTGCTGCAGTTGAGAAACCGGTACAACGTGGcttcgatgacgatgcttgGGAGGTGAAGCAACCTAAACAGCCCGCGTCTTCGGCGCCGCCCTCTTCATCGCCACCACCGGCCACAGCACCCCCTGCTACAACCCAAGCTCCAGTGCAAAAACAACTTACTGGGGCAATGGCTGACCTATCCCTACTGCAAGCACCTCTGCAGCCAACTCCCGCACAACCGGCGCCCGCACCTACATCTCAGGCCTCTCAAGCTGCGTCATCCCCCGCTGCTATCCAGCCACAGCCGACTGCAGTGCCTGCTCCCCAGATGCAGCCCCAACAGACAGGTGCCACTCCTGGCTTTTTCACACAAGTGGCACAAATAGCACAGCAGCCCATGCAAACGGGGCCCCAGACATTCAGCCCCCAACAGACAGGCTTTCAGCAGGCATCGAGGCAGCGCCCACAACCCCCTCAGAATATGGCTCAGAGCTCGCTCCTCCCGCCGCCTCCACAGAGGCCGCTTTCTGCGCCACAGAACTTCCCCCAGCAACCAAGCACTTTTGGTCCACCTCCACTGCAACCACAACTGACCGGTCTTCCTCAACCTGGCCCACAGATCGCCCCGCCTGGCCAGAGTCTGGCGGAATTGAACCAGCAACGCTTCAATCCATCGCTCCAGCCGCAGCCAACCGGTTTCATGCCGCAAGGTCAGTTTGCAGGTGGCTTGGTGGCACAGCCCACTGGGTTCCAGCCACAGTCACAATTTGGCATTCAGCAacttcagcaacagcagactGGCTTCCAGGGCCTTGCACCACAACCGACAGGCTTTGGAGGCTACCAACCGCAACTCCAGCCACAGCAGCCAATGCCGACAGGCATTAACTCGATACTTCCTCCGGCTCTTCAACCCCAACCTACCGGCATGAACGGTGCGAGCAGTATGCCTTATACTGTAACC
- the yos9 gene encoding PRKCSH domain-containing protein: MIRRIRTLTPLLVLACAGSGAWASKKAFNIQDDLLAYPQFQVFFPDEYILDARARELLQNQQESSSASADKTFSEGNDAQVYLGSRKDQSEDVNKETIEGSGFTYEEMLLEGQRYLCSIPQVDNGNRDQTNGAESTSKEDEQREIARATDRGLELLREMEGKCMYYISGWWSYSFCYKKQIKQFHALPSGPGVPNYPPIEDSTTHSFVLGRFPNSGDDEDLEGDAEHKKTTTDVAELQTKGGSRYLVQRLGGGTKCDLTGKDRKIEVQFHCHPQSTDRIGWIKELTTCSYLMVIYTPRLCNDVAFLPPQQDEAHAIECREILSEEEVSDWEANREYHLAQQLVESAITPEFPVVGDIEVGAHKWVGSEGKQIEKGRVASIGEEKIEVVAKRQNGEITRLSKEELKKYGLDPEKIETLKSRLEELAKGKDWTLEIVESNGERGLVGTVDSNDDEKEDHAAQGSISQPAQGTTADKGESNAETGEEKKKADEKIDHYEPEKSGPTTDDADDGSEEIFFKDEL; this comes from the exons ATGATTCGACGTATACGGACTCTTACCCCATTGCTGGTGCTGGCTTGTGCTGGTTCCGGCGCATGGGCCAGCAAGAAGGCGTTCAACATACAAGATGATCTACTTGCATATCCTCAA TTTCAAGTCTTCTTCCCTGATGAATACATTCTTGATGCGCGAGCAAGGGAGTTATTACAGAATCAACAAGAGAGCTCTTCGGCTTCCGCTGATAAGACATTCTCCGAAGGCAATGATGCGCAAGTATATCTGGGAAGCCGAAAAGATCAATCTGAAGACGTCAATAAAGAGACGATAGAAGGATCTGGGTTCACATACGAGGAGATGCTCCTTGAGGGACAGAGATATCTCTGTTCCATTCCGCAAGTCGACAACGGAAACAGGGACCAGACGAACGGAGCGGAAAGCACCAGTAAAGAGGATGAACAGCGAGAAATTGCACGCGCGACGGACCGTGGCCTGGAACTTCTGCGCGAGATGGAAGGCAAATGCATGTACTACATATCCGGATGGTGGTCATACTCATTCTGCTACAAGAAGCAAATCAAGCAGTTTCATGCACTACCGTCCGGTCCAGGCGTGCCCAACTACCCGCCGATAGAAGACTCTACGACCCATTCTTTCGTGCTGGGCAGGTTTCCCAACAgcggcgacgacgaggattTGGAGGGGGATGCGGAGCACAAAAAGACAACTACAGATGTCGCCGAGCTCCAGACTAAAGGCGGGTCGCGGTACTTAGTGCAGCGGCTGGGGGGCGGAACCAAGTGCGACTTGACAGGCAAAGACCGGAAGATCGAAGTGCAGTTCCACTGCCATCCGCAATCTACAGATCGGATCGGTTGGATCAAGGAACTTACTACTTGCTCATATCTCATGGTGATCTACACTCCGCGCTTGTGCAATGATGTCGCATTTCTGCCGCCTCAGCAGGACGAGGCTCACGCGATCGAATGCCGCGAGATTCtctccgaggaagaggtTTCCGACTGGGAAGCAAACCGGGAATATCATTTGGCTCAGCAGCTCGTCGAATCAGCGATTACACCCGAGTTTCCTGTTGTCGGGGATATCGAGGTCGGGGCGCACAAGTGGGTGGGATCGGAAGGCAAGCAGATCGAGAAGGGTCGAGTGGCATCcattggagaagagaagatcgAGGTAGTTGCCAAGCGCCAAAATGGAGAGATCACAAGGTTGTCCAAGGAGGAGTTGAAGAAATACGGTCTTGATCCTGAGAAGATTGAGACGCTGAAAAGCCGCCTCGAGGAGCTTGCCAAGGGTAAGGACTGGACACTGGAGATTGTCGAGTCTAACGGCGAGCGTGGCTTAGTCGGAACTGTCGACTCCAACGACGATGAGAAAGAGGATCACGCCGCACAGGGCTCTATATCGCAGCCGGCACAGGGAACTACAGCTGACAAGGGGGAATCCAATGCAGAGacaggagaggaaaagaagaaggcagaCGAGAAGATAGACCATTACGAGCCAGAAAAATCAGGGCCGACCACTGATGATGCCGACGACGGCAGCGAggaaatcttcttcaaggatgAGCTCTAG